Within Streptomyces roseifaciens, the genomic segment ATCCGGCCCCGGCCCCGGATCCCGCGCTCGCCCCGGCCCCCGAGCTCGCTCCCGCACCGGTCCCCGCCGAACCTCCGCTCGCAGCGGCCACCCCCGCCCCCGCGGCCGTCCCCGCCCCGGCCGCACCGATCCCGAAGCCCGCGGCAGCCTTGGCCGAGAATCCGGCGGCGAACCAGCCGATGACCGCCACCGGCAGCAGCGCCCGCAGCCGCTCATTGACGTCGGCGACCTCCATGGCCGCCGTACGGCACCGGGCGCAGTCCTCCAGGTGCTTGCGCAGCCCCCGCTCGGCCCGCATCCGCAGCCCGCCCCGGGCGTACGCCCCGAGCCGGTCCGCGAAGCGCGCGCAGTCGCCGCCGGCCGTCAGTGAGGTGCTCACATGCGCCTGCAGGTACGCCTGCTTGAGGCCCTCGCGCGCCCGGTGCGCCAGCACCGCCGTCGCATTGGCCGTCAGCCCCAGCAGCGGCGCGACCTCGCTCGGCGACTCCTCCTCGACAGTGGTGTGCCACAGCACCGTCTGCCAGCGCGGCGGCAGACTGCGGAACGCCTGCACGGCGAGGGAGTGCTCGGCCTCCTGCATGGCCAGGACGTCCGCGCCCGGCCCGAGCCCCTCCCCGTCCTCCGTGGCGGGCAGCCGCGCGGCCGACGAGGCGAACTCGGCGAAGTCCTCGACCAGCTGCTCGCGCTTGGCGCTCTTCCCCCAGGTGGCAGCGACCCGCCGCACCGTGGTCATCAGATAGGCACGCACCGACGATTCGGGCCCGGCCCCGCCCCGCACGGCCTGCAGGGTGCTCGCGAAGACCTCGTTGGTGAGGTCGTCGGCGGTGTGGTTGTCGCGGCAGCAGGTGCGCGCATAGCGGCGCACCGCGGGGGCGTGGCGGCGGTAGAGCTCCTCGTAGGCATCGCTCTCGCCGGCCCGCATCCGGGCCACCAGCTGGGTGTCGGTCAGGGGCGCATCGGCGGCGGCGTCCGTCCGGCGGTGCTTGCGCCTGCGCTGCCGCGGCACGCTCGGACCGGCACCGCCGGCCGGCTCCCCGGCCGGTGCGGAACCGCCCTCGTCGGAGGGCCGGGGCAAGGACGGTCTGTCCGCCTTCTCGCTCCCACTCGGTTCTTCCTGCCCGTCAACACCCATAGCGCAGGCCCCTGTACATGCCGGCAAACCCGAACACCGGCAAAGCGTGGCACAGTGGCGCCCGCCACCAGCTCGGCATGGGCATCAACCACCCGTCCGGGGTGACTTCGGCTGCATGACGCACTGGAGGTCACCCGAACGGGGAAGGGTTTCCGGATGCGCCCGGTCCGCTTGGAGAGCCGGACCGGGCACGCCCGTCACACAGAAGGCCTACGCGGCAGGCGACGGCCTACTCGGCAGGCCGGGACCGCAGCCCCTCCAGCAGGATGTCCAGCAGTCGCGAGGACGCCGCCGCCTGCTGCACCGCATCCGGCAGCGACGGCGCGGCCGTCGCTATCACCAGCAGCACATCGGCCACGGTCACGTCCGGACGCAGCTGACCCGCCGCCCGCGCCCGCTCCA encodes:
- a CDS encoding sigma-70 family RNA polymerase sigma factor, translating into MGVDGQEEPSGSEKADRPSLPRPSDEGGSAPAGEPAGGAGPSVPRQRRRKHRRTDAAADAPLTDTQLVARMRAGESDAYEELYRRHAPAVRRYARTCCRDNHTADDLTNEVFASTLQAVRGGAGPESSVRAYLMTTVRRVAATWGKSAKREQLVEDFAEFASSAARLPATEDGEGLGPGADVLAMQEAEHSLAVQAFRSLPPRWQTVLWHTTVEEESPSEVAPLLGLTANATAVLAHRAREGLKQAYLQAHVSTSLTAGGDCARFADRLGAYARGGLRMRAERGLRKHLEDCARCRTAAMEVADVNERLRALLPVAVIGWFAAGFSAKAAAGFGIGAAGAGTAAGAGVAAASGGSAGTGAGASSGAGASAGSGAGAGSSTGAGAGGASGGASGGGSGGAAAGEGLGAPAKLAVVGGVVAAAGAAVAYALMGHSPAPDRAPQAKVSAAPVTPAPSVTPEPTPSPRHSPSPAPTPSATPKPTPKPTPRVKAPASPQVVRVTPAPVPPVHVAAPKPRPKPSPPPSAPPVRRPSPSPSPSPSPSPTPSPPPLPPRVYQLNQLVYAGVGDGSGPEIRLGVRSWLWQRYGLRVGGVAYGHGVSVHAPSAVTVGLNRPCTAFDALVGVDDMSMGLGAARFSVYGDGVPLWRSGAVQGGEAAVPVHVPLSGYRSVRLVVHPRRGMGMVAVSDWAQSRITCG